The genomic DNA CGCACAAGACTCTCCGCATAGTTGACAACATGGAAAGCTGTTGCCTCCACCTTCTCACCCGAAATTTTCTGCAGGTAATCGCTGTCCACCGGGCGATCGTACTTGAGATCCTCAACTGCAACAGCAACCCTTTTCATCTCTTCAGTTTCTACGCTGTACCGGTAAAGCTTACGGCAACCTCTCAGAAGCATATCCTTGCCATGAAAAGTAACCGTGGGTGGTCCCTGAGCATATGCGAGGCCAGGTGTGATGGTGTCTGTTGGAAGCCGAACACTGATGCGCCGAGTCCACGTCGGCGCATCCGCCTTGCCATCGCAGGTCcagatctccaccaactcagcCGGTGCGGGAACCCAGAAGCAGCACAACTCACCCTCCCATTCTGCCAAGCAGGCATGGCCCGGCAATTTGCAAGGAGGGTACGGCGTCGCGGCGAACGTCTCGGTGGCTAAGTTGAAGCGGAGCAGCACCAAGTTGTTGGGATCAGAGACGTCAGACCAGTAGATGAAGCCGCTGACATGGACGGGAGCCGGGTGCGGGTTGAAGAGGCGCGGCGGAGTGGCGACCCGCCGCCATTGTTGATTGGTTCCCAGCGTGAGCACCTCAGCCCTGCAGGAGAAGACATTCACCAGCCCGCCGCCGTGTTCGCTTGAATAGAACAGCCTCACCACCTTGTACGTGTTGCTGCGTGGGTCCCGGCCAAACCCAACCGCATCATGAAGACAGCTCAGGCAGTCTCGCTCGGTTTCCCTGAGCAGCTGGACGAACTCCCTTGTCGCTGGGTTGCAGACCATTAGCTCCTGGTGTCGCGTGTAGACGAGGATCAGGCCGTCGCAGTGCAT from Setaria italica strain Yugu1 chromosome VII, Setaria_italica_v2.0, whole genome shotgun sequence includes the following:
- the LOC111257918 gene encoding F-box protein At1g11270-like, which codes for MAAATRSHPDLLASSSPGPGEVVADHQALPYIPDDLILAILRRLPAKSVLRFRCVSKAWLAMLSSRSFVDAHLEFSAAARPTMLIVPGKYHLLDPRRLRTAFWMGFYKYTSGGADTELLHGERFPGGVASWFKPMHCDGLILVYTRHQELMVCNPATREFVQLLRETERDCLSCLHDAVGFGRDPRSNTYKVVRLFYSSEHGGGLVNVFSCRAEVLTLGTNQQWRRVATPPRLFNPHPAPVHVSGFIYWSDVSDPNNLVLLRFNLATETFAATPYPPCKLPGHACLAEWEGELCCFWVPAPAELVEIWTCDGKADAPTWTRRISVRLPTDTITPGLAYAQGPPTVTFHGKDMLLRGCRKLYRYSVETEEMKRVAVAVEDLKYDRPVDSDYLQKISGEKVEATAFHVVNYAESLVRIRGSSTDTLKPRAFSVWLQTYS